The genome window cgcgcaTCTTCAACGCCTTTTTCAATTCAGAGGCGGGGAGTTTTGCGAAtgacgtctgcttatcgcagtctccgaaccggctgtgatggtgatcgcgggagtggtccccgttgccctccttttCAAAGAGCGTGAAGCTATTATCgccataagggcgaaaacttaatgGAGCTGGTTccccgtgaagaacatcaacgcacccttaccgagtggtaactttcttggcaaaatgagccaaggggcagatggactacgcggctcatcgatatgagattgattacttccttaccctggtgcttagaggtggcggcaaccctgtcggctgaaccaaaaccaagtggccgaggagaacctccacgtgatggcaccggaaaacgctgtatcgcattggcttgcgggccgtgatgcagtaggcgaatgctccaaggcttaattagggcgatcagacccgagtctgcacggggactcatctcaagtggcttcggtcacgaaaccttaccaagggtatactggtaccatgggaaccggggtagcctctggactcatatacttcgggagaattcctgtcatatatgagtacagctcggttgtttgcggttggccccctagtgggagcttcatgggggctgtggctgtgctcaagcgagaagagaccttcgggcctcggcgtggtgttacgtttcaacacgggtgccgtactcctaagttcggtagagatttaggcaggtcttgcatccaccagtatgaatgctaagccatgcacttggtatagactggtaccgttgttgcttgtcacagcggagctctgattgtggtcccaaaatcaatccatgccttaagaagaccgtaggattaagtctccacgacaggtacctacgttaaaaccccaaggacttaacttccttatccaacttctaagcgagcatggaagttttcagtcttacctacacaggggtgggaaggcgcgatctcctcatTGTGTGTTCGGCAatgtggcggacgacgctgaacacacctttttctcttgcgagagatgggacggctttcgtcagcagctttatgccgATACAGGGGagctccctccagacaacattgtcagagagatgttcaagagcgctggcagttggaatcgttttgcgcattatgttcgggctcttcttattgcgaagaaaattgaactccaccgacggagggatcggacagtaagggattccttgaactgacaactcccttcctccccttccctcccgttggtgaaaggaattccctaacttgaaggctcccaaagccgggagagcgggaggactagcccaaagtaatatgtcaaacggttccaggctagttctctgatgacaggaaaGTGTTGGTATTCCGgcggcgtgctgttgcgggagtccaacactctgtacgtgaacgcattcacttaccctactccCTAAAAAAAACGTCAACCCCTACGGATACAGACACTAAGCAAAACAAAGGGTTGGACCGGGATGGCTGTCAAGAACAAACTACTAACGATATCCAataaaatatcatttttttttatttgtaataCAAACTACTTACTAGCATCCATCTTCTACcacatttaaataaaaataatattaactTTACGTTATATTGTGTAACTTAGACGTAATTCATTTCCTAATAAGTAAACGAACAATTTACAACTCTATGGCTTAAAATAAAGCGAATCAGATGAGAGAAGAACGGTATCCCCTAGCACACATACGAATATAAAATAGTAACGCGGACATGATGACATCTGCAGCCCAGACATGTGGTCCGTTGAAAATGTCCCTTTCTACATAACCAGAATAGCTTCCAGGCTATTCCTTGATCTACGCTGAACGAATATGACCGCGGATGAAACTGTTGAGAGAATATCAAGCAAAAAGACTccataaatattcaaatttgatcaaaactATCAGAGGAGCCCCTTTTTCGTTTTGAAATACAATCGAGAGAACaaaaggagaaattttgaaCGTGAACTTACCTCTAACACTGAACAAGGTTcttccaacaattcttcggctAATCAATTATTTCTACTACCTCCGAGGGTGGATCGACCTCCATAGACACCACTGCATCGGTGTTCGCGGTTTTTCCATCTCCACTGGAAACTGGTTTGGAATCATCAGACTTTTCCGTGCTTTTATTCGAATCCTTCGCCACATCTGTTTGATTTTTCTTCAGGAAATTATTGACTAAATCTTTCTTCTGACTTTCTGATATTTTTTCGCCTCGTGCAACTGAAATAAGGAGTGGAACTCGCTTTTTGACTTTCGGCGTTGCTTGCTGCGGGGAACTTGTCGCTGCTGTTACAGGTTTGGGTGTTGAGGATAACGATTTTTCACTTTCGGGAGATGAAAAAACTTCGATAACTCTGTCTGAGTTTGGCTTTTTCTTAGGAGTTGTGGTCGTTTTAGTGGTTTTTTCGGTGGACTCCTTGTCTGAGTTTGCTTGCGATGTAGTGGAGTTTTCTGATTTTGTTTTTTCGTCCTTTGGGTCTTTCTTCAAAAATTTACTAATCAAATCTTTCTTTGTGCTCTCATTTACCTTCTGGCCTCGAGGCACTGACATCAAGAGCGGGACTCGTTTCTTAGTTGTGGAGTTATTTGCAGGCTTAGGAGCGGGAACCGTTGGTTCTTTTGTTGAGTCTTTCGATGGAGCAGTTGGTGGCACGCGGGAGTTGTTTGATTCGGAAGGAGCCTTCTTTTCTGTCGACGCAGGAGTAGTCACTTTATCAAATTGCTTGGCCTTCTCTAAATCGGACAATATCTTAGTGAATTTCGTTATTACAGCGGGGGTTTTCACCTTTGGATCAGTCACTTCTGCGACCTCTTCATGCACAGATTCCTCATCCTGGTTCACGACAGGTTCAATTGCATGTGACTGCGGTTGCAAGACGTATTTCCATTTGTTCTTTCGGTCCATACTTTCCAACCCATAACGCTTCAACATCTCTTCGCTAACCATCCAGCatagttttttcttctttcgcaCCTCATCTTCAACCAAAATCCACTTCGCTAGTTTTTCGATCTTTTTTTGAATCGTCGTCTTCGAATAGTTTGGAAAGGATTcatcttttccaaatttttcagtcAAATAGGCTTGAAACTCGCGAATCAAAAACTTTTTACTGTGTCGATTGGCATGAACAAGGCGTATTAGATCACATATCAGATCCTCCGGGAGTTTGACTTTCACCTTTTCCTTTTGTACAGTGGTGGCAGAGTCATTCGGCGAAGGTTCCGGCTCCGTCAGGATAATAGGATTTGTAAAGATCATTGCACGTTTCAGTAACGATTGCCAGACAATACTCGGACATGATTCAGGCTGGTTTCCATTCTCGTCGGCCCACACAACGCCTACCAAACGAGGCTTAATCTTTtccgttttctttttcatttcttgTGCAAATTGTTGTTGCAGGATTTTAAGCTTAGCTTTTTGAGTCTCTGGGCTGTTGTCCTCCTCTAGTTCGTCTTCGTTTTGAAGCTCTTCATCACTAAGATGCCCATGAGGAACGAAAAAGTCATTGTCAACTTCATACTCATCTTCTGATTCCTTTTCATCTTCAGACTCTTTCTCCAACGACTCGCCCGGCTCCTCTTCTTCCCATTCGTCATCTGAGTCGACCTCGTAATCGAAGGTATCCTAAGAGCGACAACACGAATCTCCAACTAACTGTTACTCTTCTATATACAAAAGATTGCCTTACCTTGTCCGTAGCGAAGGGCCTTCTCGGGCCGACGACTGCACTTTTCTTCCTCCAAGTACCTCGATATGGTGGTCGAACATTCTCGTGAAATAAGAAATATTTAGCGCGAAACTTCTGAACGGTTTTTTTCTCATCATCTATTTCGAGACCAGCGTCTTTTAACTCATCCTCTGCAAGAAAGCCACTTAGGACCTACAATTCATGAAAAAAACTCAAACCAACTTACCAACAATGACAACTTCGTCACTGCTATCGTCCTCCACACCCAGTGTCCTTGTATCCTTTCCTGGTGTGATTTTACCAGACTTCAAGCAGCCTAGATAGAGATTCTCCTTAGACTCGACTTCATCCTTTTCTAAAATTTGTTCGAGAGTTTCCTTTTCATTCCTTGCTAACATTTTCCGATGCAGAGGTGCCAGTTTCATATGATCTTTGACACGGAACGGCATAAAGTTGGTTTGAACAGGATGAACGTCTGAGTCCACTGACAAACGATCATCGGACTTTTCAACCGGTTTCGCCGAAATGAAAAACTTCGTGAAAGCTTCGGctgctttctttttcttgttcTCCGCTTCTTCCTTTTCGAGCTCCTTTTTTCGTCGCTCGTCTTCTTTCTTACGGCGTTCCTCCTCTtttgcttcttcttttttgcGACGCTCTTCGTTTTTCATTTCAAGCTCGGCCAGACgtttcttctccttttcttccttttcttttcgcttttgctcttctttttcctctttttcttttcggcgttgttcttctttctcttcacgCTCCTTTCGACGttgttcctctttttcttctcgttcTTTTCGCCTCtgctcctctttttcttctttctcttttttACGCTGACGTTCCTTCTCATCTTTTTCTCGTTGTCTTTGAAGCTTCTCCTCTTGAATTTTGCGTTCGCGTTCTTCCtttgctttttgtttttcaagacTTTTCTTTTCAGACCCAACGGACGGTAGCGATTTTCTCTGTCGCGGCGTGTGGCAGTTAGAATCCTTGGAATCCTTATCTTTATCTGAATCCTTTTCTTTGCCAGATCCGGATTTAGATGCACCAGAATCATCACTGTCACTAAAGGAAATTGAATTGCGATTTTCATTCTGCTCTTCCTTATTTGCTACTTTCTCAGCGTCTGACGCAGCTTTAATTTCTGATTCAGATTCTTTGTTCTGATCTTCTTTGGCCACCGGAGGACTACGTGCTTTTCTTTCAAGTGTTCTACGAGATTTCTTCGAACTTTCAATATCTTCGTGAATATCCTCAGTTATTTCTTTTTTAGGTGTTTCTTCTTGCTTGCTCTCTGCAGGTTCGTCATCCTTACTCACTTTTTCACTGCATTCGGTTAAATTTTCGCCAGAACTTTCATCCTTTCCATTATTTGATTTGTCGCTCAGCTCGTCAGCCTCGTCCTTCGACCCCTCCTTGTCTCCGGCACTATTTTTGGCAGCTTCCTCTTCATCCAAATCTATAACCTCATCAACCTCTGGCACTGATTTATTTAACTCGGTGTCATCATTTTTTGAGGACTTTTCTTCCGAATCATTTTCGCTTGACTTTTTGTACAACATTTTTTCCAACATGTTCGCATTACCCATTGGTTTCGGGGAGTTCACCCCGTTGTTATCCGCTCCTTTGGCACTGCTTTTGTTTTCCAAACTTTTGTCaagttttttcgatttttctttaTCGAATTTGGCCACCTCGGAACCATCATTAGATTTGAGTTTCTTTTCTGGATTTGATTCAATAATTTCTAAGTCACTTCCACTATCGCATGCATCATCGTTTTGAATttgttttcgtttctttttttgaGAAGTTAGTGGCAATTTTATGAGGAATTTGCTAGAATTTTTTGGTGTTTCTCCATTTACCTGGAAATGTATTTTCATAAGGTATCACTTCTAAAACTACGGGTAAATTTTAGTACTAAGAATGAGGAGTTAGCAAAGtactaaatgaaaaataaaattgattattaaatatttaatctCTGCAGACTCAGTTCAACCACTTGCTACCAGAAAACGGGGTTAGTTTTCAAGAATAATTCCTTGCATGACTCGCTTTGACCCCGTCCAAAATGAGGGCATTTATGAATTGCGAGAGGTGGTGATGGTGAAGTAATGCCATTCGTGCTGATGATAAATCGATAGCTAAAGTATCGCTAACTAGACAATCAATTAAAAAACCCCGCGACATGCAGTCCTTGCCGTTTCGTGCAAATGTGCTTAAAATTTCTCCCCTCTCAATAGGCTTCAACTTCCCCACGATTATCCGAAAAGCTCATAATCTTTGTCATTTGTCATCCAGCCATAGGGTTGCCTTGTAGGTATTTCCTGGCTGATCCGACGAATACAAGGATGCCCATTAGGAGCGACCAGCCCCTCACTGACTTTAAAGTATAAAGTACATCAGGGAAAGTCTCGCTCCAGCAGAAGCATTCTCATGTCATACTTTCCATACTACTCCTCTTCTCCTTACCTTTGTTTCTGATCTGATAGATCGGTATTTGTCATCCAGTCTATAGGGTGCCTTGTAGGTAGTCCTGACTGATCCGACGAATACAAGGATGCCCACCTTGGAACGACCAGCCCCTCACTGACTTTGAAGTACAAAGTACATCAGGGAAAGTCTCGCTCCATCAGGAGTATTCTCATTTCACACTCTCACGCTACTCCTTATCTTCTTTCTTACCTCTATTTGATCTTGAATTAAGAGGTCGGAGGACATCGTGCTACCTTTAGTGAAATGTAGCTGCACCTCCATATTGGACGCTCATACTATATCCAAATGAGAGGGGCAGCTGCTCCCATACGAGTAGTCTCAGTCACCTACGGTGCAATTATACTCAACATTATGAATATCTGGTAGTAATATGGAAAACCAGATATCATGAAAGAATAGATCCCAGTTCACTTTAATATTAAAGACTGCTACACCAGCCTTACGGCAGATAGTGATAGCAACAAATGATAGGATGAGCTTGTAGCCAGAATGCAACAGAAAAGTGCTTGCTGACGACGAGGCCCCGTTACCGTAACGGATTAGGGACCATATAAGAGAGTAACAGCTGTTGGAGTTCGTGGATATCTCTGAACAAGAACATGTAATAAGATAATGGTCACCGGCGGATAGTCGCGGGTCAAGccagcttgcaatgtagaatgcaagttgttGCCCATCCAAGTCTGAAAGGCAAATCGCATGCTGAAGTAATATATTACCGAAGCATGCCTTAGCGTTCCAGATCCCTCTTCACTTTCACAATGTAACCTTTAGGAAACGTCAGTTGGACCGTATTAAATTCCTCATAGCAATTTTCTTTCTCTTCTCGATATCGCGATCTCTATCCTGTCTAAAACTAACTCCCTGAATAAGGGGACACGTCTTTTGTTGGCTCTAAGTGGACTCCAGATTTACTTCTGCTTCGAACAGTCTTAATAAAGCACAGCATTCAAAAgaatagtgtccggatggctcaagtggttagagcgctgggctgtcgtagcggaaggtcgccattcaaatctcactggtcttggtgggatttgttatcatgtttggatgtcggataccagttgactcagctgtgaatgagtacctgagtcatatcagggcaataatcttgtgcgagcgcaatgctagcCACATTGCcacctacaatgtactgtagtacaccgttacgatcttgaatgaagtgctctaacacatcaTCCGTATAGAGTAGTGTGTAGGGCGTCAAACGTAGGATGTTccttgtgacagtgtccataacaagaacaaagaggagtgtagTACGCTTCCTTGGTAAATACCGACGGACACacgggactcaacgaatccccttgaAAGATGtgcctccgtatacggatagaCCCCGAGGTGTTGGAATTCTCAGATGAatacactgataaggtggtataccatccttccatgactcccgccaaaaactttattagtttggaaacaatgcgatacaaatgtagaacatcgattagccaggtatctAGGATGCTGTCAAAAGCTCTAGCGTAATCCATATACCAACTAAAGTGAtgtctttgacctctagttgcttgttctacaactaccaagtcgatgagttgctctttacaaCTCCTTCACCCAACTCGGCTCTACACTCTTCTGCTTCTTCTGCATCACCGTGTCCTTTCTAGGGACAAgt of Hermetia illucens chromosome 4, iHerIll2.2.curated.20191125, whole genome shotgun sequence contains these proteins:
- the LOC119654219 gene encoding chromatin assembly factor 1 subunit A encodes the protein MKSVEKNTPTSPKVGKNQSGKKLVQARLPFKVISSTATGPGTPPSITKAVSSNESIEKKKNDTPKGGNMPKKRKLSYSDDSDIRGPKKVACKDVESDSKENEVVVLSDDEDKGAGHDGEQKSMTISTCESLNPFVRLENIDVMINSLKNDRTGRIILSPRTPKQQKKNVPKVNGETPKNSSKFLIKLPLTSQKKKRKQIQNDDACDSGSDLEIIESNPEKKLKSNDGSEVAKFDKEKSKKLDKSLENKSSAKGADNNGVNSPKPMGNANMLEKMLYKKSSENDSEEKSSKNDDTELNKSVPEVDEVIDLDEEEAAKNSAGDKEGSKDEADELSDKSNNGKDESSGENLTECSEKVSKDDEPAESKQEETPKKEITEDIHEDIESSKKSRRTLERKARSPPVAKEDQNKESESEIKAASDAEKVANKEEQNENRNSISFSDSDDSGASKSGSGKEKDSDKDKDSKDSNCHTPRQRKSLPSVGSEKKSLEKQKAKEERERKIQEEKLQRQREKDEKERQRKKEKEEKEEQRRKEREEKEEQRRKEREEKEEQRRKEKEEKEEQKRKEKEEKEKKRLAELEMKNEERRKKEEAKEEERRKKEDERRKKELEKEEAENKKKKAAEAFTKFFISAKPVEKSDDRLSVDSDVHPVQTNFMPFRVKDHMKLAPLHRKMLARNEKETLEQILEKDEVESKENLYLGCLKSGKITPGKDTRTLGVEDDSSDEVVIVEDELKDAGLEIDDEKKTVQKFRAKYFLFHENVRPPYRGTWRKKSAVVGPRRPFATDKDTFDYEVDSDDEWEEEEPGESLEKESEDEKESEDEYEVDNDFFVPHGHLSDEELQNEDELEEDNSPETQKAKLKILQQQFAQEMKKKTEKIKPRLVGVVWADENGNQPESCPSIVWQSLLKRAMIFTNPIILTEPEPSPNDSATTVQKEKVKVKLPEDLICDLIRLVHANRHSKKFLIREFQAYLTEKFGKDESFPNYSKTTIQKKIEKLAKWILVEDEVRKKKKLCWMVSEEMLKRYGLESMDRKNKWKYVLQPQSHAIEPVVNQDEESVHEEVAEVTDPKVKTPAVITKFTKILSDLEKAKQFDKVTTPASTEKKAPSESNNSRVPPTAPSKDSTKEPTVPAPKPANNSTTKKRVPLLMSVPRGQKVNESTKKDLISKFLKKDPKDEKTKSENSTTSQANSDKESTEKTTKTTTTPKKKPNSDRVIEVFSSPESEKSLSSTPKPVTAATSSPQQATPKVKKRVPLLISVARGEKISESQKKDLVNNFLKKNQTDVAKDSNKSTEKSDDSKPVSSGDGKTANTDAVVSMEVDPPSEVVEIID